A genome region from Setaria italica strain Yugu1 chromosome III, Setaria_italica_v2.0, whole genome shotgun sequence includes the following:
- the LOC101782520 gene encoding universal stress protein PHOS34: protein MAEEASSAPAAAAAAGKMTMVAGVDESDHSFYALQWALQHFFPAGQPQQYRLVVVTAKPSAASAVGLAGPGAADVLPFVEADLKRTALRVIEKAKELCAQVADAEYEAMEGDARNVLCDAVERHHAEMLVVGSHGYGAIKRAVLGSVSDYCAHHAHCTVMIVKKPKPKH, encoded by the exons ATGGCGGAGGAGGCGtcgtccgcgccggcggccgccgctgcggcggggAAGATGAcgatggtggcgggggtggACGAGAGCGACCACAGCTTCTACGCGCTGCAGTGGGCGCTCCAGCACTTCTTCCCGGCGGGGCAGCCGCAGCAGtaccgcctcgtcgtcgtcaccgcaaagccatccgccgcttccgccgtcgGCCTCGCCGGACCAG GCGCGGCGGACGTGCTGCCGTTCGTGGAGGCGGACCTCAAGCGCACGGCGCTGCGCGTCATCGAGAAAGCCAAGGAGCTCTGCGCGCAG GTGGCCGACGCCGAGTACGAGGCGATGGAGGGGGACGCACGTAACGTCCTCTGCGACGCCGTCGAGAGGCACCACGCCGAGATGCTCGTCGTCGGCAGCCACGGCTACGGAGCCATCAAAAG GGCTGTTCTTGGAAGCGTGAGCGATTATTGTGCCCACCATGCACACTGCACCGTGATGATAGTGAAGAAGCCGAAGCCCAAGCATTAA
- the LOC101782112 gene encoding F-box/LRR-repeat protein 3 encodes MSREGQRLYCAAAAGAGGVGIGVLSMDLLGQVLDRLREPRDRKACRLVSRAFERAEAAHRRALRVLRWEPLPRLLRAFPALERLDLSACASLDDASLAAAVAGAGGGLAGLRRVCLARASGVGWRGLEALVAACPRLEAVDLSHCVGAGDREAAAVAAATGLKELRLDKCLAVTDMGLAKVAVGCPRLEKLSVKWCREISDIGIDLLAKKCPELRSLDISYLQVGNGSLRSISTLEKLEELAMVGCSCIDDEGLELLSKGSDLLQSVDVSRCDHVTYQGLASLIDGRKFLQKLHAADCLHEIGQHFLSKLATLKETLTVLKLDGLEVSDSLLQAIGEGCNKLFEIGLSKCSGVTDEGISSLVARCSDLRAIDLTCCNFITNNALDSIADNCKMLERLLLESCSLINEKGLERIATCCSNLKEIDLTDCGVNDAALQHLGKCSELQILKLGLCSSISDKGIAFISSNCGKLVELDLYRCNSITDDGLAALANGCKKIKLLNLCYCNKITDSGLGHIGSMEELTNLELRCLVRITGVGISSIAIGCKSLIELDLKRCYSVDDACLGALARNAFNLRQLTISYCQVTGLGLCHLLSSLRCLQDIKMVHLSWVSIEGFEMALRAACTRLKKLKMLTGLKTVLSPELLQMLQAYGCRIRWVNKPLVYKDC; translated from the exons ATGAGCCGGGAGGGGCAGAGGCTctactgcgccgccgccgctggggccGGGGGCGTCGGGATCGGGGTGCTGTCGATGGACCTACTGGGCCAGGTGCTCGACCGCCTCCGCGAGCCGCGGGACCGCAAAGCGTGCCGCCTCGTCAGCCGCGCCTTCGAGCGCGCCGAGGCGGCCCACCGCCGCGCGCTGCGGGTGCTCCGATGGGAGCCGCTCCCGCGCCTGCTCCGCGCGTTCCCGGCGCTCGAGCGGCTCGACCTCTCCGCCTGCGCCTCGCTCGAcgacgcctccctcgccgcggccgtcgccggagccggcggggGGCTCGCGGGCCTCCGACGCGTGTGCCTCGCGCGGGCCAGCGGGGTCGGGTGGCGCGGGCTCgaggcgctcgtcgccgcctgcCCCAGGCTGGAGGCGGTCGACCTGTCGCACTGCGTCGGGGCAGGGGACCGggaggccgccgcggtggcggcagcgacTGGGCTCAAGGAGCTCAGGCTGGACAAGTGCCTCGCCGTCACAGACATGGGGCTCGCCAAGGTGGCTGTCGGGTGCCCCAGGCTGGAGAAGCTCAGCGTCAAGTGGTGCCGTGAGATCTCCGACATCGGAATTGATCTGCTCGCCAAGAAATGCCCTGAGCTCCgcagccttgacatctcctACCTCCAG GTGGGTAATGGATCCCTTAGGTCAATATCCACACTTGAGAAGCTTGAGGAGTTGGCAATGGTTGGTTGCTCATGTATAGATGATGAAGGCCTGGAATTGCTGAGCAAGGGGAGCGACTTACTGCAG AGTGTTGATGTGTCAAGATGTGATCACGTGACTTACCAGGGATTAGCTTCACTCATAGATGGTCGCAAATTTCTCCAGAAGTTACATGCTGCAGATTGTTTGCAT GAGATAGGACAGCATTTTCTGTCCAAGTTGGCAACACTGAAGGAAACCTTGACTGTGTTGAAACTTGATGGTCTTGAAGTCTCGGACTCTCTCCTTCAAGCCATTGGTGAAGGTTGTAACAAACTTTTTGAGATTGGACTAAGCAAATGCAGTGGTGTTACAGATGAAGGAATTTCATCTCTTGTAGCTCGATGTAGTGATCTAAGGGCAATTGATCTTACATGCTGCAATTTCATCACCAACAATGCTCTTGATTCAATAGCTGACAACTGTAAGATGCTTGAACGCTTGCTGTTAGAATCCTGCTCTTTGATAAATGAGAAGGGATTAGAGCGGATTGCAACTTGTTGCTCCAATCTTAAGGAGATAGACCTCACTGACTGTGGAGTGAATGATGCAG CATTGCAGCACTTGGGTAAATGCTCTGAACTGCAAATATTGAAATTAGGCCTATGCTCAAGTATTTCCGACAAAGGCATTGCTTTTATTAGTTCAAACTGTGGAAAACTCGTGGAGCTTGATCTCTACCG GTGCAATTCGATTACCGATGATGGGTTGGCAGCATTAGCAAATGGCTGCAAGAAGATTAAGTTGCTAAACTTGTGCTACTGCAACAAGATTACTGATAGTGGTTTGGGCCACATAGGCTCTATGGAGGAGCTGACAAACCTTGAGCTGAGGTGCTTGGTCCGCATCACAGGCGTAGGGATCTCCTCAATTGCAATCGGATGCAAGAGCCTGATAGAACTGGACTTGAAACGTTGCTATTCCGTTGATGACGCTTGTCTGGGGGCCCTTGCTCGTAATGCGTTTAACCTTAGACAG CTTACCATATCGTACTGCCAAGTCACCGGCTTGGGCCTGTGCCACCTGCTGAGCTCCCTGCGGTGCCTCCAGGACATCAAGATGGTGCACCTCTCGTGGGTCTCCATAGAAGGGTTCGAGATGGCGCTGCGAGCAGCCTGCACAAGGCTGAAGAAGCTGAAGATGCTCACTGGGCTGAAGACCGTGCTGTCCCCTGAGCTCCTCCAGATGCTGCAGGCATACGGTTGTCGCATAAGATGGGTCAACAAGCCTCTCGTCTACAAGGACTGTTAG